The genomic DNA ATCACATTCAACAACAGCCTCAAAATGAAATCTAAGTTTATTTGAAGCGAAATAAACTAAACTGTAAATCTACATGTATTCTCTCCAGACTTTCTGCCtcttctgaaacacaaagatggctgcagctctgactctcctcctcaTTGGCTGTCTGCTGCAAGGTGAGATGCTCACTTATATTTATCAAAGAAATTAGCTACTAATGTGTTCTGCTTTCTTGATATCATAATGTAGAGATTTGGTGTTAAATTCAcaactttaatgtaaaaaagctgtgtgaaaatgatgaatcCTCTGAGTTTTACATGAAGATTATTTTAGGTTTTTAGAAATAGAGccaacaataaaatgtatcatgactttatttttttgtttgtttatttaacagagaCACGTGTAATGAACATTGCTGATTTTAGTAATATAGACATTATAAACTCAATATAAATAAGGATTGTATTGTAAATGTATAATTGTAATAATgatttgtttcttgtgtttcaggtgcccTGTGTGGAAAGTTTGAGATCATTATACCAAAGACTATAGAGGTTCTGAAGGGATCCTGTGTGACAATCCCCTGCTCCTTTGACGTAGATGATCAACATAATGTCAACTTAGATAACACATGTAAAGCTTTATGGAAAGAATCTTATACCAGGCCTGCTGTGTTTGATAGCAGTAATCCACAACAGAGTACAATCAAAGGACAATTAATCGGTGacttaacaaaaaaagactgcacCACAACCCTGAATGACATGCAAcctcaaaacaacaaagtgtatCATTTTAGATTGGAATGTGACattctgaaatacttttttgatGGCGTGAAAATTTCAGTCAAAGGTAGGTTTCAAATTCAATGTATTAACAGTTCATTCATGTAGTACTCCTCTGACCTTATCATtgattactttaaaataaagataaatcaaaCCTTTGATAGTAGAGAGAAATAACTGTTTATACATGTTTATGAACCTTCTGAACAGATGATCCACCCAGACCGACTCTGACTCCGCCCACACTGAAGGTGAAGGAGGGAACCTCAGTGAGTTTGAATTGCTCTGCTCcagctccctgtctgtctcttcctccaaATCTGACATGGAGCCCCGGCCTGGGTGAAGATCAGGAGACCCTGCAGGAGAATCAGGACAAAACTAAAGTCAAGATCTCTGTGCTGAACTTCAAAGCATCACACCTCCATCACGGACAGGAAATCTCCTGTACTGCTGTctacagaaaacaagatggcagcacTGAGTCATCTGTGAAAACCAGTTTAACAGCTGACATTacatgtgagtatgtgtgtcttGTGATTAAATTGATTACATAAAATACATGCTTCTTCTtctatgtttgttgttttgtaatcaTTTAGCAAACAGTTACGAGCATGGCCGTCACCTGGGGTGTGCATACTGCCATGTGTGATAaccttcttttctctccactcAGATGTTTGATTGTAGATGTATTCATTGTATGAACAGGGTTTGTTGTTTAGCCTCTACATAAATTATCTAATAAACGAATGCTATTAGGGAAGACATCCTAATGTACGCTGATGATACTATCATTTTTGAACATGCAACAACAAACCAGCAAGCTGCACGTAAGCTAACAGCAGTGATGACTAATGTCACACAGTGGTTTAATAACTCCTGTCAATacttaaacataaagaaaacaatctgcatgtttttcacaaaGACGTCAACAGATCATTTCACACTCAGTGTTTTCATCacagggttaaaggtcacagttGTATCTGATTATAAATGAATGTAACACTGGACTTTAATCTCccatttcaaaaacaaattaagatgGTGACAAACATAGTAAagtttatattttcatatttccaCCAACTGTTTATCCGCTGAGGAAGCAACACTGTACTATAGACGTCATAGGTCTACATTGTTATTAgaggtgggaatcaccagaggccccaaGCTACGATATTATAATGATGCTTGAGTCACGATACgatatttttgtgattttaaacattttgcattaCATAGAATTGTGATATAATATattgaatttcatttttttaactgcatattatgtacacaaaattaaactaaaccaagaactgttttgtcaaataaggaAAAATTCTCAGTCTTCGTCTCACTTCTGTCTGTTCATTTCTACACAACGGGAGTcgagcccacagactgaccaacactgttataaaagaaaatggctgcatgcacctcacaatctgaactgatggtgtttcagtctgattaaactttactgaaaacaaacatgtacgGATGACTGAACAACTGCAGTCATTTTTACCAATGCAACTTgctcaaaatgaattgtgcaaccccttcagcaattaaaaaaaaacaaaaaaacatatttgctattaataaaaagaaaatattgataCTTGGCAGCTATAAATTGATATAATATCACTAGCAGAATATTGTGATTCTATGCTGTATCtattttcccccacctctaatTGGTATGCTGTCTCATGTAGGCCTACGTCTCCTGCTTTGATGTCCTGCTTTTAGGTATCTTATTTGTTTTACCAGGAGAACAGTATTACTGTCCTGTTTTAATGCACATCTCTCTTTTAAGTGTTTCATATGTGCTTCTAGATTTACAATTTTGTTGTCCCACTTTAGTCTGTTTTACATATTGCTGCTGTCTATGATGGCTAAACTTGTGCATTACAGAAATGTTATGAATGTGCATTGTCTTTATAACTTTaaattttattaataaaaataaataaaaatgaatgcacTGAACGGTGAAGACCAAACCGTGATGGCTCTGCACGAGTACACATACCGTTATAGTCCTACTCAGTGTTGGGCTCGTTATTGAAAAAAGGAATATATTACTCATAACTCTTTAAGTAATTTAATTACTTTACTTATTACTCCCTGCCATCAGTAATATGTTACACTGCTTGTTATATTACTTTTCGTAATAAGCCACAACATTCATTAGTTCTTTTTCGCTTTTAGCTGTCCTCGATTAAAATCCAGTCTTGGTTGATTTGTAGACATTGTAGGGCTACAGCTATTCTCCGCAGCTCATTGGTGGAGTTTATTTACGCAAGCTTCATGTTGTTGCGTTGTCGTCAGATGTTGTAAGTGCTTAAGGAGTTTTGAAGTCCTGTTTTTTGCAGTATAAAGAGTCCTGGTACTGGGACACAATTTACATCTGACAATGATGTTCTTGTCATCTTTCCTGTCGACAAAATTTAAGTAATGGGAATATTTCCAGCCGCTGAATACATGTATGCTTCCATCTTTCAAGCTAGCCAGAGTTGCCATGTATGTGTgacaacaaatgacaaaacaagcccaatggccaaaaaaaacaaccctcgGCGGCAactaaaaaaaagcccaaatccGCATATCTGGCAACCATGAAGCTCGCTACCTTCCTACTTGTCTGAGGTGCACAACAAAATTAATCTGGGGTTTGTTGCATAAATCTGAAGTGgggtaataacaacaacagtaatgTAGTAACAAGTTATTTTTGTGTGGGTAACTGTAATATTATTACTGGAATTTCATTAGTAATTTGTTACACTTCTCATTACTTGTAAAAGTAATATTATTACTGTAACGCGTTACTAGTGATACGTTACAGACCAACACTGGTCCTACTAGCTGTTTCTATTGATGTATAACAGGGCTTGTTCAGGATTAAGGCATAACTCTTCTCTATCCCTCATCACAAATAAACTACATAttcaaaaaatacaactttattttttcagattcaCCCAAAGGGACCACAGTGTCAGTCAGTCCCTCTGGTCCAGTGcaagaagacaaaaatgtgACACTGACTTGCAGTGCTAATGCCAACCCAGCTGTAAAGAACTACACCTGGTACAGAGCTGATGGAGGCCAGGAGACTTTCATGGGGACTGGAcgtgttttaaacatcaaagcTTCTAGGGAGAGAGGACCTTTTTTCTGCCGTGCAGCAAATGAAGAGGGAAGTGGAAGATCGAACAACACACAGATGGATGTTCAGTGTAGGTATCGTttgaaacatttgcataaatGCCGGTAGGTCAGGCTTCTTTTGTGCAGCGTTTTATAAATGAGGAATGTAAATAATCTTTGTTAATAATGAACATCTTTAGTTTGTACAGATGTTTAAAGCAACTACACAGAGGATTTGACGCTTTTCAGCATTGAGTTGCACAACAATGCACTGCTGGAGCAAATATGGTCAAGGCTACCCTAAGGCAACACAAAAATTACCTCAAAAAATCTAATCCATCAGGTACCCCCAAAATATTCTAGATTCATACTGAATCTTTAAATAAGCTGTTTTGTCAGAGgcactgcaaacaaacaatgGCATTCTTATAAGCATGGGACTCAAGATGATATCACGCAGCAACCTCTGGTTTTCAAAAAATGGAActgatgcagaagaaaaaagaaccagaagtcccatacacaccccgTATTATAATGTTCAtgttagacttagactttctttattgtcattcaaacttgtactttcagtgcagataagaacaacattttgttgcatttgactcgttagtgcaggataaaaacagcagcaagtattcaCATAGAAAAAcaaggtgcagatataaatagatataaaaagaaaagctatgtaTAAAATttctatacagataaatatattgcacgtttgtgatgtatgttatattgtattttacagtcctatgtgggggtttgagggggaatggagggatttttatttaattttttgttcAAAAGTCTTATGGTAtgtgggaagaagctgttacagAACCTGGAAGTTCTGCTTCGGAGGCTGCGGAACCTCTTtccagagtccagcagcgaAAACAGTCCTTggtgggggtgggaggtgtctctgctgattttctgaGCCCTGGTCAGGTAGCGGATTTTTGCAATCTCCTGGATGGGAGGAAGTGGAGTCTTAATGATCTTTTCCGCCGTCCTCACCACtctctaaaaaaatatattgtgttctgattagttattgtctttATCGACTCACACTGTAAGCGGAGTGAATTTTCTCATTACTCACCAGTTTGGATTTTATGATGGTTATAAGGCCTGAAATGGTATTTGTTCCACCTCATGGTTCAGTACATGCAGTGATAAGACAAAGACGACTGAGTGGAGAAAAAAGGCTCATGGCAGTATTCACACCCTAATCCACTTTCCAGTAATGCTCCAGACTATaagctattgttttttttcttaacagaCAAAAGGAAGTAGcagacacaagaaaacacaagaaaaaagaaagagtaataTGGTACACAGCAAAGCTAGAAGACCCACCtcgttttttaaatcagttgtgGGGGAAACTTTGGGTTTGCAGTGCATTTGAacatattgaacattttaatgaagacgCCATTTCCCAGAGGTGCCCATTACCAGAGCAAATAATAGACTGAGAATTGACCCTTGGGGAACACCAAATGTGAGGTGGAAAGGGGATGAGGAAAATTGTATCACAGAAACAGAATGATCTGCCAGATAAATAAGATTGAAACCAGTACAGAGCAGTGTTTTTAATGCCATTGTACTCTTTCAGGAAATTCAGGAGGATATCATAGTCTTTCGTATTAAAAGCAGAGCTCAAGTCCAGGAGGATTAAAATTGAACAAGAACTCAACTGGAGATGTTCTGGGTTAAGGTGCAAATCATCTACGAGCGGTAGGCCCCAGCTGATGACCCTGCAGCTAACAAGTGGGCATTGGTGGAGATTTGGAAGGCCCAGAGCCTAGCAAGAAAACATACACATTTAGTTGAATGTCTTGTATAGTTATTAAGCAAGGGAAGAGCGTTTTGTTTGGCTTGATTTATTCTGAAAGGGGCAATGTCATCAAGGATTGCCTGACATGTTTTAGAatcacatgaaaaaaatcagcaacCAAATGAAGGATAGTATGAAACCAGGAGATAAGCACATCGTCTGGGACAGCCTAATATTCATGTTGTGTTAATAACACggattaaagtaaaaaaaaaattctcaacgTATAAAACAACGAATAACCAATTTCAATTTGTGTTTTCGATCTAGGTATTAAAAGCTCAAAATCTAGACTGACAGATATGGCCTTGCTTCTTTTTGACAAATGTGACCAATGTCAAATTCATTGTATgcctatataaataaagttaagttACTAAGTTA from Labrus mixtus chromosome 11, fLabMix1.1, whole genome shotgun sequence includes the following:
- the LOC132983665 gene encoding sialoadhesin-like isoform X3, with the translated sequence MAAALTLLLIGCLLQGALCGKFEIIIPKTIEVLKGSCVTIPCSFDVDDQHNVNLDNTCKALWKESYTRPAVFDSSNPQQSTIKGQLIGDLTKKDCTTTLNDMQPQNNKVYHFRLECDILKYFFDGVKISVKDDPPRPTLTPPTLKVKEGTSVSLNCSAPAPCLSLPPNLTWSPGLGEDQETLQENQDKTKVKISVLNFKASHLHHGQEISCTAVYRKQDGSTESSVKTSLTADITYSPKGTTVSVSPSGPVQEDKNVTLTCSANANPAVKNYTWYRADGGQETFMGTGRVLNIKASRERGPFFCRAANEEGSGRSNNTQMDVQYAPQIMSSSDCTKTANQVNCSCESTGNPPPTLQWSLDGLAVNHSEEFTGVSLITMSQAQWKDHFTVLCRSSNSLGSVAQRFIFYSLPTSAESQVILPVFIPTIVVFLVVICALLVLVCALLFVIRAQRTQHNLLKSQGSGNTSTVAISQLLPSGEGNKEPNKTDEDIYVNMYELKKPGVTQPATTSEPISTNLQSSSRNNTEDASTSSEKKNEESKDVIYTNVIWRSKGEKVGGSSGDTNQSGRSYLEEKRLEGGFNL
- the LOC132983665 gene encoding sialoadhesin-like isoform X1; this translates as MAAALTLLLIGCLLQGALCGKFEIIIPKTIEVLKGSCVTIPCSFDVDDQHNVNLDNTCKALWKESYTRPAVFDSSNPQQSTIKGQLIGDLTKKDCTTTLNDMQPQNNKVYHFRLECDILKYFFDGVKISVKDDPPRPTLTPPTLKVKEGTSVSLNCSAPAPCLSLPPNLTWSPGLGEDQETLQENQDKTKVKISVLNFKASHLHHGQEISCTAVYRKQDGSTESSVKTSLTADITYSPKGTTVSVSPSGPVQEDKNVTLTCSANANPAVKNYTWYRADGGQETFMGTGRVLNIKASRERGPFFCRAANEEGSGRSNNTQMDVQYAPQIMSSSDCTKTANQVNCSCESTGNPPPTLQWSLDGLAVNHSEEFAVSYGTGGSFITMSQAQWKDHFTVLCRSSNSLGSASQRFLFYSLPPSAENSVILPVFIPTIVVFLVVICALLVLVCALLFVIRAQRTQHNLLKSQGSGNTSTVAISQLLPSGEGNKEPNKTDEDIYVNMYELKKPGVTQPATTSEPISTNLQSSSRNNTEDASTSSEKKNEESKDVIYTNVIWRSKGEKVGGSSGDTNQSGRSYLEEKRLEGGFNL
- the LOC132983665 gene encoding sialoadhesin-like isoform X2, producing MAAALTLLLIGCLLQGALCGKFEIIIPKTIEVLKGSCVTIPCSFDVDDQHNVNLDNTCKALWKESYTRPAVFDSSNPQQSTIKGQLIGDLTKKDCTTTLNDMQPQNNKVYHFRLECDILKYFFDGVKISVKDDPPRPTLTPPTLKVKEGTSVSLNCSAPAPCLSLPPNLTWSPGLGEDQETLQENQDKTKVKISVLNFKASHLHHGQEISCTAVYRKQDGSTESSVKTSLTADITYSPKGTTVSVSPSGPVQEDKNVTLTCSANANPAVKNYTWYRADGGQETFMGTGRVLNIKASRERGPFFCRAANEEGSGRSNNTQMDVQYAPQIMSSSDCTKTANQVNCSCESTGNPPPTLQWSLDGLAVNHSEEFTGVSLITMSQAQWKDHFTVLCRSSNSLGSVAQRFIFYSLPTSAENSVILPVFIPTIVVFLVVICALLVLVCALLFVIRAQRTQHNLLKSQGSGNTSTVAISQLLPSGEGNKEPNKTDEDIYVNMYELKKPGVTQPATTSEPISTNLQSSSRNNTEDASTSSEKKNEESKDVIYTNVIWRSKGEKVGGSSGDTNQSGRSYLEEKRLEGGFNL